In Bombus pascuorum chromosome 13, iyBomPasc1.1, whole genome shotgun sequence, a single genomic region encodes these proteins:
- the LOC132913646 gene encoding kinesin-like protein KIF23 isoform X1: MKSARVKPPGSARKPPNRPRGNNMVSKDPVQVYCRLKPMQHPADVSCMKLISDTTVVITPPESAMNFRNSSNKEIQTTFSRVFSPDATQKEIFNIVALPLVENVIRGRNSLLFTYGVTGSGKTYTMTGETQDAGIMPRCLDVLFNSIANYQTKKFIFKPDKLNGFDIQGEADAMLDRQNELHAGLMLQRNGKSGKVRRVESDSESNPMIVRDINESQTVQVDQDNVYAVFVTYVEIYNNSVYDLLEDEDIRNKVLQSKIVREDGNKNMYVHAVTEIEVKSSEEAFEVFQRGQRRRRVAHTALNAESSRSHSVFTIRLVQAPLDGEGEQIIQDKRVVCITQLSLVDLAGSERTNRTKNTGQRLREAGNINNSLMTLRSCLEILRENQLQGTNKIVPYRDSKLTHLFKNYFDGEGQVRMIVCVNPRTDDYDETIQVMKFAEMTQEVQVAKPTITKIDLGFTPGRRQANKLFKEARSKLQKEGHPEAEDLEVDVGLVYSLGGPFPELEITSPRNDQIINNLMHFLEQRINKRNLLRTDLQQKQNDLRKKIMAMEQEYMNLKIENASLKAANSQQKKKVSALEGHLCKTEEQIDSLLRKLNNANDTIRSLQQELKDRNMALNQRLIDKQRVKQKYNTKMQVETDKMNKELEIKLRQQREHLQNQMKEKEDKLRLVKQILVDDNVPSVSRDCVVPTINCAEATPKTTEGRSRRDKAGVANPRYRRSQSADKWIDHRPGALVPVGTVLQPLMRRRRSVTQLTDPKEITDGASRYCLIAQEHDTDGELETKLFKGDIIPTSGGGAQVVFNDMECLKQLSPKARKRSGPQDTENEIGSSRHSSTLAESHSKRPRVVN; this comes from the exons TATGAAGCTTATATCTGATACAACTGTAGTTATTACACCACCAGAATCAGCAATGAATTTTCGTAACTCTAGCAACAAGGAAATTCAAACAACATTTAGTCGTGTATTTTCACCAGATGCAACGCAAAAAGAGATTTTTAATATAGTTGCTCTCCCATTAGTTGAAAATGTTATTCGAGGTAGAAATAGCCTTTTATTCACCTATGGAGTAACAGGAAGTGGTAAAACATATACTATGACTGGTGAAACACAGGATGCGGGCATAATGCCTCGTTGTCTTGATGTTCTGTTTAACAGTATTGCTAATTATCAGaccaaaaaatttatttttaaaccaGATAAATTAAACGGTTTTGATATACAAGGTGAAGCTGATGCAATGCTTGATAGACAAAATGAACTTCATGCTGGACTTATGTTAcagagaaatggaaaatcaGGCAAAGT GAGAAGAGTAGAGAGTGATAGTGAGAGTAATCCAATGATTGTTCGTGACATAAATGAATCACAAACAGTACAAGTGGATCAAGACAATGTATATGCTGTATTTGTTACATatgttgaaatttataataacagTGTATATGATTTATTAGAGGATGAGGATATTAGAAACAA GGTATTACAGAGTAAAATAGTTAGAGAAGATGGTAATAAGAATATGTATGTGCATGCTGTAACAGAAATTGAAGTAAAAAGTTCAGAAGAAGCATTTGAGGTATTTCAGCGTGGACAGAGGAGACGAAGAGTTGCACACACTGCGCTTAATGCAGAATCAAGTAGATCACATAGTGTCTTCACTATTCGTCTTGTACAA GCACCCTTAGATGGTGAAGGTGAACAAATTATACAAGATAAACGGGTGGTATGCATCACTCAGCTATCCCTAGTAGATTTAGCTGGTAGCGAAAGAACTAATAGGACTAAAAACACAGGTCAACGATTAAGAGAAGCAG gaaatattaataattctttgatGACACTACGATCatgtttggaaattttaagagaaaatcAACTTCAGGgtacaaataaaatagtacCCTACAGAGATTCAAAACTCactcatttatttaaaaattattttgatggAGAAGGACAAGTTAGAATGATAGTTTGTGTTAATCCAAGAACAGATGATTATGATGAAACAATT CAAGTAATGAAATTTGCCGAAATGACTCAAGAGGTCCAAGTAGCTAAACCAACAATTACGAAAATAGATCTTGGTTTTACACCTGGAAGAAGACAGGCAAATAAG TTATTTAAGGAGGCACGTAGTAAGTTGCAAAAAGAAGGCCATCCGGAAGCTGAAGATTTAGAAGTTGATGTGGGTTTAGTGTATAG ttTAGGTGGTCCATTTCCGGAATTGGAAATTACTTCTCCACGCAAtgatcaaataattaataatttgatgcATTTTTTAGAACAGCGTATTAACAAACGGAATTTACTACGTACTGATTTACAGCAAAAAC AAAACGATCTTAGGAAGAAGATAATGGCAATGGAACAAGAATACATGAATTTAAAGATTGAAAATGCATCTCTGAAAGCTGCTAATTCACAACAAAAAAAGAAG GTTTCTGCATTAGAGGGTCATTTATGTAAGACTGAAGAACAAATTGATAGCTTGCTCCGAAAATTGAACAATGCAAATGATACAATCCGCAGTTTACAGCAAGAG ttaaAAGATAGAAACATGGCACTAAATCAACGTTTAATAGATAAGCAAAGGGTGAAACAAAAGTACAACACTAAAATGCAGGTAGAAActgataaaatgaataaagaattggaaataaaGTTACGTCAACAACGTGAACACTTACAG aatcaaatgaaagaaaaagaggataaATTAAGAttagtaaaacaaattttagttGATGACAACGTACCTAGTGTTTCTAGAGATTGCGTTGTACCTACTATTAACTGTGCAGAAGCAACTCCAAAAACAACAGAGGGTCGATCACGAAGG GATAAAGCGGGTGTTGCAAATCCAAGGTACAGGCGTTCACAAAGCGCGGATAAGTGGATTGATCACAGACCCGGAGCGCTTGTTCCTGTTGGAACTGTTCTTCAACCTTTAATGCGTAGAAGACGTAGCGTTACGCAACTTACAGATCCAAAAGAAATTACAGACGGTGCATCTAGGTATTGTCTTATCGCGCAAGAACACGATACTGATGGTGAACTTGAGACAAAGTTATTCAAG ggAGATATAATACCCACTAGTGGAGGAGGCGCACAAGTTGTATTTAATGATATGGAATGCTTAAAACAATTATCTCCAAAGGCAAGGAAACGTAGTGGTCCACAGGatacagaaaatgaaatagGCTCTTCGAGACATTCGTCTACACTTGCTGAGTCTCATTCCAAACGTCCACGTGTAGTAAATTAa
- the LOC132913646 gene encoding kinesin-like protein KIF23 isoform X2, which produces MVSKDPVQVYCRLKPMQHPADVSCMKLISDTTVVITPPESAMNFRNSSNKEIQTTFSRVFSPDATQKEIFNIVALPLVENVIRGRNSLLFTYGVTGSGKTYTMTGETQDAGIMPRCLDVLFNSIANYQTKKFIFKPDKLNGFDIQGEADAMLDRQNELHAGLMLQRNGKSGKVRRVESDSESNPMIVRDINESQTVQVDQDNVYAVFVTYVEIYNNSVYDLLEDEDIRNKVLQSKIVREDGNKNMYVHAVTEIEVKSSEEAFEVFQRGQRRRRVAHTALNAESSRSHSVFTIRLVQAPLDGEGEQIIQDKRVVCITQLSLVDLAGSERTNRTKNTGQRLREAGNINNSLMTLRSCLEILRENQLQGTNKIVPYRDSKLTHLFKNYFDGEGQVRMIVCVNPRTDDYDETIQVMKFAEMTQEVQVAKPTITKIDLGFTPGRRQANKLFKEARSKLQKEGHPEAEDLEVDVGLVYSLGGPFPELEITSPRNDQIINNLMHFLEQRINKRNLLRTDLQQKQNDLRKKIMAMEQEYMNLKIENASLKAANSQQKKKVSALEGHLCKTEEQIDSLLRKLNNANDTIRSLQQELKDRNMALNQRLIDKQRVKQKYNTKMQVETDKMNKELEIKLRQQREHLQNQMKEKEDKLRLVKQILVDDNVPSVSRDCVVPTINCAEATPKTTEGRSRRDKAGVANPRYRRSQSADKWIDHRPGALVPVGTVLQPLMRRRRSVTQLTDPKEITDGASRYCLIAQEHDTDGELETKLFKGDIIPTSGGGAQVVFNDMECLKQLSPKARKRSGPQDTENEIGSSRHSSTLAESHSKRPRVVN; this is translated from the exons TATGAAGCTTATATCTGATACAACTGTAGTTATTACACCACCAGAATCAGCAATGAATTTTCGTAACTCTAGCAACAAGGAAATTCAAACAACATTTAGTCGTGTATTTTCACCAGATGCAACGCAAAAAGAGATTTTTAATATAGTTGCTCTCCCATTAGTTGAAAATGTTATTCGAGGTAGAAATAGCCTTTTATTCACCTATGGAGTAACAGGAAGTGGTAAAACATATACTATGACTGGTGAAACACAGGATGCGGGCATAATGCCTCGTTGTCTTGATGTTCTGTTTAACAGTATTGCTAATTATCAGaccaaaaaatttatttttaaaccaGATAAATTAAACGGTTTTGATATACAAGGTGAAGCTGATGCAATGCTTGATAGACAAAATGAACTTCATGCTGGACTTATGTTAcagagaaatggaaaatcaGGCAAAGT GAGAAGAGTAGAGAGTGATAGTGAGAGTAATCCAATGATTGTTCGTGACATAAATGAATCACAAACAGTACAAGTGGATCAAGACAATGTATATGCTGTATTTGTTACATatgttgaaatttataataacagTGTATATGATTTATTAGAGGATGAGGATATTAGAAACAA GGTATTACAGAGTAAAATAGTTAGAGAAGATGGTAATAAGAATATGTATGTGCATGCTGTAACAGAAATTGAAGTAAAAAGTTCAGAAGAAGCATTTGAGGTATTTCAGCGTGGACAGAGGAGACGAAGAGTTGCACACACTGCGCTTAATGCAGAATCAAGTAGATCACATAGTGTCTTCACTATTCGTCTTGTACAA GCACCCTTAGATGGTGAAGGTGAACAAATTATACAAGATAAACGGGTGGTATGCATCACTCAGCTATCCCTAGTAGATTTAGCTGGTAGCGAAAGAACTAATAGGACTAAAAACACAGGTCAACGATTAAGAGAAGCAG gaaatattaataattctttgatGACACTACGATCatgtttggaaattttaagagaaaatcAACTTCAGGgtacaaataaaatagtacCCTACAGAGATTCAAAACTCactcatttatttaaaaattattttgatggAGAAGGACAAGTTAGAATGATAGTTTGTGTTAATCCAAGAACAGATGATTATGATGAAACAATT CAAGTAATGAAATTTGCCGAAATGACTCAAGAGGTCCAAGTAGCTAAACCAACAATTACGAAAATAGATCTTGGTTTTACACCTGGAAGAAGACAGGCAAATAAG TTATTTAAGGAGGCACGTAGTAAGTTGCAAAAAGAAGGCCATCCGGAAGCTGAAGATTTAGAAGTTGATGTGGGTTTAGTGTATAG ttTAGGTGGTCCATTTCCGGAATTGGAAATTACTTCTCCACGCAAtgatcaaataattaataatttgatgcATTTTTTAGAACAGCGTATTAACAAACGGAATTTACTACGTACTGATTTACAGCAAAAAC AAAACGATCTTAGGAAGAAGATAATGGCAATGGAACAAGAATACATGAATTTAAAGATTGAAAATGCATCTCTGAAAGCTGCTAATTCACAACAAAAAAAGAAG GTTTCTGCATTAGAGGGTCATTTATGTAAGACTGAAGAACAAATTGATAGCTTGCTCCGAAAATTGAACAATGCAAATGATACAATCCGCAGTTTACAGCAAGAG ttaaAAGATAGAAACATGGCACTAAATCAACGTTTAATAGATAAGCAAAGGGTGAAACAAAAGTACAACACTAAAATGCAGGTAGAAActgataaaatgaataaagaattggaaataaaGTTACGTCAACAACGTGAACACTTACAG aatcaaatgaaagaaaaagaggataaATTAAGAttagtaaaacaaattttagttGATGACAACGTACCTAGTGTTTCTAGAGATTGCGTTGTACCTACTATTAACTGTGCAGAAGCAACTCCAAAAACAACAGAGGGTCGATCACGAAGG GATAAAGCGGGTGTTGCAAATCCAAGGTACAGGCGTTCACAAAGCGCGGATAAGTGGATTGATCACAGACCCGGAGCGCTTGTTCCTGTTGGAACTGTTCTTCAACCTTTAATGCGTAGAAGACGTAGCGTTACGCAACTTACAGATCCAAAAGAAATTACAGACGGTGCATCTAGGTATTGTCTTATCGCGCAAGAACACGATACTGATGGTGAACTTGAGACAAAGTTATTCAAG ggAGATATAATACCCACTAGTGGAGGAGGCGCACAAGTTGTATTTAATGATATGGAATGCTTAAAACAATTATCTCCAAAGGCAAGGAAACGTAGTGGTCCACAGGatacagaaaatgaaatagGCTCTTCGAGACATTCGTCTACACTTGCTGAGTCTCATTCCAAACGTCCACGTGTAGTAAATTAa